A window of Microbacterium luteolum contains these coding sequences:
- a CDS encoding 1-phosphofructokinase family hexose kinase, with the protein MILTVTPNPALDLTWRVDRLVEGGTHRADAGIARAGGKGLNVARVAHAEGEQVLAVTTTGGRVGEEFAAELGASGVPHALVPVAAETRRSIAVVDEALGDTTIINERGMNPSDVEWAAVLGEVVERLPSARVLVISGSLPPGAPDALLPMLIAVGKDAGVPVIADTSGPALLRAADAGATVLKPNAAELADATGIADPVEGARSLIDRGAELVLLSLGADGMLAVTASALVHARLDEPLAGNPTGAGDAGVAACAVLYAAGVRDPEQILRRATAWSAAAVLMPLAGDISPRWTALEQQIRVTHPDPSSFRPASS; encoded by the coding sequence GTGATCCTGACGGTCACTCCGAACCCGGCGCTCGACCTGACCTGGCGCGTCGATCGGCTCGTCGAAGGCGGCACGCACCGCGCGGATGCCGGCATCGCCCGTGCCGGCGGCAAGGGCCTGAACGTCGCGCGCGTGGCGCACGCGGAGGGTGAGCAGGTGCTCGCGGTGACCACGACCGGCGGGCGCGTCGGCGAGGAGTTCGCTGCAGAGCTCGGCGCGAGCGGCGTCCCGCATGCGCTCGTTCCGGTCGCCGCCGAGACCCGCCGCAGCATCGCCGTGGTCGATGAGGCGCTCGGCGACACGACCATCATCAACGAGCGCGGCATGAACCCGAGCGACGTCGAATGGGCGGCCGTGCTCGGCGAGGTCGTCGAACGGCTTCCGAGTGCGAGGGTGCTCGTGATCTCCGGGAGCCTGCCGCCGGGCGCGCCCGACGCCCTGCTGCCGATGCTGATCGCGGTCGGGAAGGATGCCGGCGTGCCGGTCATCGCCGACACCTCCGGCCCCGCGCTCCTGCGCGCGGCGGATGCCGGAGCGACCGTGCTCAAGCCGAACGCCGCCGAGCTCGCCGACGCCACCGGCATCGCCGACCCGGTCGAGGGGGCGCGGTCGCTGATCGACCGCGGCGCCGAGCTGGTGCTGCTGTCGCTCGGGGCGGACGGGATGCTCGCCGTCACGGCATCCGCCCTCGTCCATGCCCGTCTCGACGAACCGCTGGCCGGCAACCCGACGGGCGCCGGCGACGCGGGCGTGGCAGCCTGCGCCGTGCTCTACGCGGCCGGGGTCCGCGACCCCGAGCAGATCCTCCGTCGGGCCACGGCATGGTCGGCCGCAGCCGTGCTGATGCCCCTCGCCGGCGACATCTCCCCGCGCTGGACCGCGCTCGAGCAGCAGATCCGCGTCACGCACCCCGATCCTTCGTCGTTCCGGCCCGCATCGTCCTGA
- a CDS encoding ROK family protein, with product MTGPDGAASVPDVERDVAGERLAAVRTLGAGSPVLAFDVGGTDIKSALFDAEGNALGLRRTPTPIADGDRTDVLLDRLEVLAGELRAAHPGVMPMAAGLVVPGIVDADAGLGVFASNLGWHDSPLRDLATARLALPVAFDHDVRAASWAERRLGGARDYADAVVLVIGTGIAGALLVGGVPYTAGGYAGEIGHSPIADGPICACGARGCLEAVASAGAIARRYRDATGITPDGAKDVIARAAAGDEVAAEIWNSALDALTMSLAQLTAVVAPEAVVIGGGLSRAGGALFDELRERLAARLSFHRIPELVPAELSGNAGLLGAALRARELT from the coding sequence ATGACCGGACCTGACGGCGCAGCATCCGTCCCCGACGTCGAACGCGACGTGGCGGGCGAGAGGCTCGCCGCCGTGCGGACGCTGGGTGCGGGTTCTCCCGTGCTCGCCTTCGACGTCGGCGGCACCGACATCAAGTCGGCGCTGTTCGACGCGGAGGGAAACGCCCTCGGGTTGCGGCGCACGCCGACCCCGATCGCCGACGGCGACCGCACCGACGTGCTCCTCGACCGTCTCGAGGTGCTGGCGGGTGAGCTCCGCGCCGCGCACCCCGGCGTGATGCCGATGGCGGCCGGTCTGGTCGTCCCCGGGATCGTGGATGCGGATGCCGGGCTCGGCGTCTTCGCGAGCAACCTGGGGTGGCACGACTCTCCGCTGCGCGACCTCGCCACCGCACGACTCGCGCTGCCGGTCGCCTTCGACCATGACGTCCGCGCCGCGAGCTGGGCGGAGCGCCGACTCGGCGGGGCGCGCGACTACGCCGACGCGGTCGTCCTCGTGATCGGCACGGGGATCGCCGGCGCTCTGCTCGTCGGCGGGGTTCCCTACACCGCCGGAGGGTATGCGGGCGAGATCGGCCACTCCCCGATCGCCGACGGACCGATCTGCGCGTGCGGTGCGCGCGGCTGCCTCGAAGCGGTCGCGTCCGCCGGGGCGATCGCGCGCCGCTACCGCGACGCCACCGGAATCACTCCGGACGGTGCGAAGGACGTCATCGCCCGTGCTGCCGCCGGCGACGAGGTCGCCGCAGAGATCTGGAACTCGGCGCTCGACGCCCTGACCATGTCGCTCGCTCAGCTCACGGCTGTCGTCGCGCCCGAGGCGGTGGTCATCGGCGGCGGGCTCTCCCGCGCCGGCGGGGCGCTGTTCGACGAGCTGCGCGAGCGGCTCGCGGCACGGTTGAGCTTCCACCGGATTCCGGAACTCGTTCCGGCCGAGCTCTCGGGCAACGCGGGGCTGCTCGGCGCTGCGCTTCGTGCGAGGGAGCTCACGTGA
- a CDS encoding class II fructose-bisphosphate aldolase produces the protein MTLVSARELVSAASAAGTGIGAFNVIHLETAEGLVRASALAQLPVILQISQNCADYHGGLEPVALAALAIARRAQTPVAVHLDHAERPELVDEAIALGFGSVMFDGGALPYDENVALTAEVAARAHAADVYVEGELGEVGGKDGAHAPGVRTDPDEAQAFVAATGVDALAVAVGSSHAMTDRTASLDLELIARLRAALPVPLVLHGSSGVADAVIADAVRAGMTKINVSTHLNGFFTRAIREKLAADEQLVDSRKYLAPARDALADEAARMLRLFALAGSDTVAG, from the coding sequence GTGACCCTCGTCTCCGCCCGCGAACTCGTCTCCGCGGCATCCGCCGCCGGCACCGGCATCGGCGCCTTCAACGTCATCCATCTCGAGACGGCCGAGGGGCTCGTGCGCGCGTCGGCGCTCGCACAGCTTCCCGTCATCCTGCAGATCTCGCAGAACTGCGCGGACTACCACGGCGGCCTCGAACCGGTCGCCCTGGCCGCGCTCGCGATCGCCCGACGCGCGCAGACGCCGGTCGCCGTGCACCTGGACCATGCGGAGCGCCCGGAGCTGGTCGACGAGGCGATCGCCCTGGGGTTCGGCTCCGTGATGTTCGACGGCGGTGCGCTCCCGTACGACGAGAATGTGGCGCTCACGGCCGAGGTCGCGGCGCGCGCGCACGCGGCCGACGTCTATGTCGAGGGCGAACTCGGCGAGGTCGGCGGCAAGGACGGGGCGCATGCGCCCGGTGTCCGCACCGACCCCGATGAGGCGCAGGCCTTCGTCGCCGCGACCGGCGTCGACGCCCTGGCCGTCGCCGTGGGCTCCTCGCACGCGATGACCGATCGCACGGCGTCACTCGACCTCGAGCTGATCGCCCGCCTGCGCGCGGCACTGCCCGTGCCGCTGGTGCTGCACGGATCCTCCGGCGTGGCTGATGCCGTGATCGCGGATGCGGTGCGCGCGGGCATGACGAAGATCAACGTCTCCACGCATCTGAACGGGTTCTTCACGCGGGCGATCCGCGAGAAGCTGGCCGCCGACGAGCAGCTGGTCGACTCGCGCAAATACCTCGCGCCCGCACGCGACGCCCTGGCTGACGAGGCCGCGCGGATGCTGCGTCTCTTCGCGCTGGCCGGGAGCGATACGGTGGCGGGATGA